A DNA window from Legionella sp. MW5194 contains the following coding sequences:
- a CDS encoding Abi family protein produces MPRYNKPHLTFEDQLELLKSRGLEVTNDSVALEYLRRLGYYRLSGYWYPLRKLLPLTETKLVRPRRSDEFVQDAHFQDVVALYVFDKKLRLLILDAIERIEVAFRVDIAYLLGETDPFAYTNPDLLHGHFTKKIDPKTGKTKYEEWLSKHEQLIKRSKEDFVEHYKEKYGLPLPIWVAIELWDFGLLSVFYKGMAVKDKTVIAQKYNIPDWQVMESWLRTLNYVRNVVAHHSRLWNRNLIDQPKLAKAGTMPAFDSFIGNTNMTSRVYIVLCILAHYMKIICPRSTWQKRVVELMQSFPNSNYITIRDMGFPTEWAQQEFWQ; encoded by the coding sequence ATGCCACGTTATAACAAACCTCACCTAACATTTGAAGATCAACTCGAACTATTGAAATCTCGTGGTTTAGAAGTTACCAATGACAGCGTAGCATTGGAATACCTTCGTCGTTTAGGCTACTATCGCTTAAGTGGCTACTGGTATCCCCTTCGCAAATTACTTCCTCTAACTGAAACAAAATTGGTAAGGCCACGGCGTTCTGATGAATTTGTACAGGATGCACATTTCCAAGATGTAGTTGCTTTATATGTTTTCGATAAAAAACTACGTTTACTGATACTGGATGCTATTGAGAGAATAGAAGTCGCCTTCAGAGTAGACATAGCCTATCTTCTTGGAGAAACGGATCCATTTGCTTACACTAACCCCGATTTATTACACGGGCATTTCACTAAAAAAATTGATCCCAAAACTGGTAAAACAAAATATGAAGAATGGCTTTCTAAACACGAACAATTGATAAAACGCTCCAAAGAAGATTTTGTAGAACATTACAAAGAGAAATACGGCTTGCCATTACCTATATGGGTTGCTATAGAGCTGTGGGACTTCGGCCTTTTGTCTGTATTTTATAAAGGCATGGCGGTAAAAGATAAAACCGTAATTGCACAAAAGTACAACATTCCTGATTGGCAGGTCATGGAAAGTTGGTTGCGCACATTAAATTACGTCCGAAATGTAGTTGCACATCATAGTCGTTTATGGAATAGAAACTTAATCGACCAACCTAAACTTGCAAAAGCAGGGACAATGCCTGCTTTCGATTCATTTATTGGCAACACAAATATGACATCTAGGGTATATATCGTGCTATGTATTTTAGCACATTACATGAAAATAATTTGCCCGCGTTCGACCTGGCAAAAGCGTGTCGTGGAATTGATGCAGTCTTTCCCAAATTCTAATTACATAACCATTCGAGATATGGGGTTTCCCACTGAATGGGCACAGCAAGAATTTTGGCAATAG
- a CDS encoding thermonuclease family protein has protein sequence MAQTQIIKRWLLISLSLFSLSCNSATITMTGLVIKIADGDTLTILTNNHKQIKIRLTEIDAPEKSQPFGNKSKQSLAKLCFNKMATVTTQKHDRYGRVLGRVSCNGIDANSEQVKLGMAWVYNKYVTDKSLYELQKYTQSQKLGLWSDHKPIPPWIKRHR, from the coding sequence ATGGCACAGACCCAGATAATTAAAAGGTGGCTTTTGATTTCACTCAGTTTATTTTCTCTTTCTTGCAATTCCGCGACAATAACAATGACTGGATTAGTCATAAAGATTGCAGACGGAGATACTCTTACCATTTTGACCAACAACCATAAGCAAATCAAAATCCGCCTGACAGAAATTGATGCGCCTGAGAAAAGTCAGCCATTTGGTAATAAATCAAAGCAGAGTCTCGCTAAACTATGTTTTAACAAAATGGCTACCGTTACAACCCAGAAGCACGATCGGTACGGTCGAGTCCTTGGTCGCGTTTCTTGTAATGGCATCGATGCCAATTCAGAACAGGTTAAACTGGGCATGGCATGGGTTTATAATAAATACGTCACCGATAAATCACTATACGAACTACAGAAATACACGCAATCTCAAAAATTGGGCTTATGGAGTGATCACAAGCCAATCCCCCCATGGATAAAAAGGCATCGCTGA
- a CDS encoding ATP-binding protein, translated as MCDTRGIDTLWLSQNQLFNELQAARASGRFDKKFSELVKMPLLIIDDFGLRPLRNPQDEDFHDLISERYERASTIITSNLDFSEWGSAFPNRLLAAATIDRLRHNSYRVTLDGPSYRGERETKAKITCIIN; from the coding sequence TTGTGCGATACAAGAGGAATCGATACACTCTGGCTTTCGCAAAATCAACTCTTTAATGAGTTGCAAGCAGCTAGAGCATCAGGTCGATTTGATAAAAAGTTCTCAGAACTGGTGAAAATGCCACTACTAATCATCGATGATTTTGGACTAAGACCATTACGCAACCCCCAGGATGAGGATTTTCACGACCTAATCTCGGAAAGATATGAGCGTGCATCAACGATCATTACATCCAATCTGGACTTTAGCGAATGGGGTTCTGCTTTCCCTAATCGATTACTTGCTGCAGCCACTATCGATAGATTAAGACATAATTCATATCGGGTTACATTAGATGGTCCCAGTTACAGAGGAGAGCGAGAAACAAAAGCGAAAATAACATGTATAATTAACTAA
- a CDS encoding ATP-binding protein, giving the protein MGLLLQDELLGRENKKLRTRMKRARIRGDKTIESFDFDFNLKINRAQIQELISCSFIAEKVPILIVGPCGTGNLILLKP; this is encoded by the coding sequence CTGGGATTACTGCTTCAAGATGAGTTATTAGGAAGGGAAAACAAAAAATTAAGAACACGAATGAAGCGTGCACGTATCCGTGGTGACAAGACGATAGAATCATTCGATTTTGACTTTAACCTTAAAATCAATCGCGCTCAAATACAGGAGTTAATCTCGTGTTCATTTATTGCAGAAAAAGTTCCCATTCTCATCGTAGGACCTTGTGGAACAGGAAATCTCATATTGCTCAAGCCATAG
- a CDS encoding deaminase: protein MKTTLTPKINLDPHVDHFMKETIEVARSNPMAPYGAIIVYDDREILFKSVNSANNHPLMHGELSVIHALFSDGFDGDKSKLSLYSTAEPCPMCAAAVYWAMIPKVFYGSSISFLHGLFGRQIQIGAKEILTSTPNFYEVELVSGVMEEHCNDLFLKAKLLQGNQHD from the coding sequence ATGAAAACTACATTAACCCCAAAAATAAATCTTGATCCTCATGTCGATCACTTCATGAAGGAAACCATCGAGGTTGCCAGGTCTAACCCCATGGCACCGTATGGCGCGATCATTGTGTATGATGATCGTGAGATTCTATTTAAATCGGTTAACTCTGCCAATAACCATCCTTTAATGCATGGTGAGTTATCGGTTATCCATGCTTTATTTAGTGATGGATTTGATGGAGATAAGAGTAAATTAAGCCTTTACAGCACGGCTGAACCTTGCCCCATGTGTGCGGCTGCTGTGTATTGGGCGATGATCCCTAAGGTATTCTATGGTTCATCAATTTCATTTTTACATGGTTTATTTGGTAGGCAGATTCAAATCGGTGCAAAGGAAATTTTAACCAGTACCCCTAATTTTTATGAGGTAGAGTTGGTGAGTGGGGTTATGGAAGAGCATTGTAATGATTTATTTCTGAAAGCAAAATTACTGCAGGGAAACCAGCATGATTAA
- a CDS encoding YpsA SLOG family protein, with protein MIKKIVSGGQTGVDQAALLIATEMGIDIGGWCPKGGLDENNVNVLKQFPALKEAKISDPDERTKLNILVIPFGRESIQCHFSLNERICTVDAF; from the coding sequence ATGATTAAAAAAATTGTTTCAGGTGGACAAACGGGCGTTGATCAAGCCGCGTTATTAATCGCAACTGAAATGGGTATCGATATCGGTGGCTGGTGTCCGAAGGGCGGCCTGGATGAGAACAACGTTAATGTCTTAAAGCAATTCCCTGCCTTGAAAGAAGCAAAAATCAGCGATCCTGATGAGCGAACGAAATTAAACATACTGGTCATCCCATTTGGCAGAGAAAGCATCCAGTGCCATTTCAGCCTCAATGAGCGTATTTGCACTGTAGATGCTTTTTAA
- a CDS encoding IS256 family transposase, giving the protein MTEDIDELAKEIARNCKTPEDFTEFFKQLKRRGLEAALAGELTAHLGHEKHDKGESRKDNSRNGYSKKKIHVSEGEMEIAVPRDRAGSFEPQLIPKHATRFDGLDEKIISFYSRGLSTRDIQSELEEIYGTTISPTLISNVTDAVLADVRAWQSRPLDSCFPIVYLDCLVVKVKTDKGITNKAVYLALGVNTQGHKELLGMWISQNEGAKFWLNVLTDLKNRGLDEIFIACVDGLTGFPEAIETVYPYAKVQLCIVHKIRQSLSYVSWKDRKILAADLKSIYSANTLIEAEMALDAFSAKWDDQYV; this is encoded by the coding sequence ATGACTGAAGATATAGATGAATTGGCAAAAGAGATAGCCAGAAATTGCAAAACACCTGAAGATTTCACCGAGTTTTTCAAACAATTAAAAAGACGGGGATTGGAAGCTGCTCTAGCCGGCGAGCTTACTGCACATCTGGGCCATGAAAAGCATGATAAAGGTGAATCACGCAAAGATAATTCTCGAAACGGTTACAGCAAAAAGAAAATTCATGTCAGTGAAGGTGAAATGGAAATTGCCGTACCTCGGGACCGCGCGGGCTCGTTCGAGCCGCAACTCATCCCCAAGCATGCCACTCGCTTTGACGGTCTTGATGAGAAAATTATTTCCTTTTATTCTCGTGGATTAAGCACCCGTGATATCCAGTCAGAGCTGGAAGAAATTTATGGGACTACCATTTCCCCAACGTTAATTTCCAATGTTACAGATGCTGTTTTGGCTGATGTGCGAGCCTGGCAATCAAGGCCTCTGGATAGCTGCTTTCCCATTGTTTATCTGGATTGTCTGGTGGTCAAGGTAAAGACGGATAAAGGCATTACCAATAAAGCCGTGTATTTGGCACTGGGTGTAAATACCCAAGGACATAAAGAACTACTTGGCATGTGGATTAGTCAAAATGAGGGCGCAAAATTCTGGCTTAATGTGCTGACTGATTTAAAAAACAGAGGTCTGGATGAGATATTTATTGCCTGTGTTGACGGCTTGACTGGTTTCCCGGAAGCCATCGAAACGGTCTACCCTTACGCCAAAGTTCAGCTTTGTATTGTCCATAAAATCCGCCAATCCCTGTCTTATGTGAGCTGGAAAGACCGCAAAATACTTGCCGCTGATTTAAAAAGCATCTACAGTGCAAATACGCTCATTGAGGCTGAAATGGCACTGGATGCTTTCTCTGCCAAATGGGATGACCAGTATGTTTAA
- a CDS encoding nucleoside hydrolase gives MPRLILSCFFTVMLSLFAIVCPAADTSFDYIVDTDIGGDIDDVLALLLALDSSHQPLAVTTNHIEPEDKARIAKLIMTERGFPSIPVYAGIGVKRTDSKYLFLQQNPLWPPFYGYPNPDEGEKSWHIRQAAAYRRVYGQRFNDLPVESESAPAFIVRTAKHYSPEHKLVIVALGPLHNIHAALLLDETIKDNIKLYAMGGDYPKGYNGLISPEITADVLNQIETVFISSEFIESHHFYISPEEFDNIAQHLQSHLGQAVLEDWKNWHRIDANHKKNTGLADPVTLFLALHSEEINHYIPQTIAFPCLNAQGILKQEFKGLWYSMPGLDRQLIQMMETPTSPIRAVANIIDRNKIKQAIMQAILRLS, from the coding sequence TTGCCCCGCTTGATCTTAAGCTGTTTTTTTACTGTGATGCTGTCGTTATTCGCCATTGTCTGCCCTGCGGCGGACACGTCGTTTGATTACATTGTGGACACCGATATCGGCGGCGACATTGACGATGTGCTGGCCTTGTTGCTCGCGCTGGACAGCTCTCATCAACCATTGGCCGTAACAACCAACCACATTGAACCCGAAGACAAGGCGCGGATTGCCAAGCTTATCATGACAGAGCGCGGTTTTCCCTCAATCCCCGTTTATGCCGGTATCGGGGTAAAACGAACCGACTCCAAATACCTTTTCCTGCAGCAAAACCCATTATGGCCCCCATTTTATGGCTACCCAAATCCCGATGAAGGTGAAAAAAGCTGGCATATCAGGCAAGCGGCTGCTTATCGAAGAGTCTATGGGCAACGCTTTAATGATCTTCCCGTTGAGTCAGAATCAGCCCCCGCTTTTATTGTACGAACCGCAAAACACTATTCCCCCGAACATAAGCTGGTTATTGTGGCTCTAGGCCCCTTGCATAACATCCATGCCGCACTGTTGCTTGATGAAACAATTAAAGACAACATTAAGCTCTATGCCATGGGCGGCGATTACCCCAAAGGGTATAATGGGCTAATATCTCCCGAAATCACAGCCGATGTCCTAAACCAGATTGAAACCGTTTTTATCTCCAGTGAATTCATTGAAAGCCACCATTTTTACATTAGTCCGGAGGAGTTCGATAACATCGCTCAGCATTTGCAATCGCACTTAGGCCAGGCCGTGTTGGAGGACTGGAAAAACTGGCACCGGATTGATGCCAATCACAAAAAAAACACCGGCTTGGCTGACCCCGTTACATTATTCCTTGCATTGCATTCCGAGGAAATTAATCACTACATACCCCAGACCATTGCCTTTCCATGCCTCAATGCCCAAGGTATTTTAAAACAGGAATTCAAGGGATTATGGTATTCCATGCCCGGTCTTGACCGTCAACTGATTCAAATGATGGAAACGCCAACGAGCCCCATTCGTGCGGTTGCGAACATCATCGATAGAAATAAAATAAAACAAGCGATTATGCAAGCCATTCTTCGTCTGTCTTGA
- a CDS encoding outer membrane protein: protein MKRQFILFSLCYVLMQGSYCRDIGTLSDKRFVLGLDAGAAKTKQLSQSAHFQLGYSTFNYLPDRDASTTRYGISLGRRFPLNPLNSFIIGLSYHQFSSMAVRGTLQQGIFPPLYSANYEYTIELSQLLIDAKLQHQWGQRFYPYLIAGIGAGFNRAEHFYTTVPGYLTITPTYANHDRSSLSYALGLGIDTLLAPNVTAGIGYLFSDLGPVGLGDGAIRQTHVSNHLSQSHLHMNTVLAQISWSI from the coding sequence TTGAAACGACAGTTTATTTTATTCTCACTCTGCTACGTGTTAATGCAAGGATCTTACTGCCGCGACATAGGCACTCTCAGTGATAAACGCTTTGTTCTGGGCTTGGATGCAGGCGCTGCGAAAACGAAGCAATTAAGCCAGTCCGCTCATTTTCAACTGGGATACAGCACATTTAATTATTTACCGGATAGGGATGCGTCGACGACGCGGTATGGCATTTCACTGGGACGCCGATTCCCGCTTAATCCATTAAACAGCTTCATCATTGGCTTAAGCTACCATCAATTCAGCAGCATGGCGGTAAGGGGCACCCTGCAACAAGGGATTTTCCCGCCACTCTACAGTGCTAACTACGAATACACCATTGAACTGTCGCAGTTATTAATCGATGCGAAATTGCAGCACCAATGGGGACAACGATTTTATCCCTATCTGATCGCCGGTATTGGCGCGGGATTTAATCGCGCTGAACATTTTTATACCACCGTCCCAGGGTATCTCACGATAACACCAACTTACGCCAACCATGACCGCTCGTCGTTAAGTTATGCCCTTGGTTTAGGTATCGATACCTTGCTCGCCCCGAATGTAACAGCGGGAATAGGGTATCTGTTTTCTGACTTGGGACCGGTTGGCCTTGGCGATGGTGCGATACGACAAACCCACGTATCCAATCATTTAAGCCAATCGCATTTGCACATGAATACCGTTTTGGCACAGATCAGCTGGTCTATATAA
- a CDS encoding outer membrane protein has protein sequence MKKLGLLLFGIAHAASVLAGAMNASPDLSLQYKKDFYIGANLSGDYSKYNIKLTDIRFATGLVNRFGQTHLTDIAIAGGLFAGFAIHFPSPFYLGVEGFLNFSDNEAKAAIFDDNPVNLEGLTFASFNVRNKRHAGVAVLPGIKINNNTLAYARAGYINGALKVSGEGRALLATGVVTTFNNEHDLNGFQTGLGLNTTLSKNLSLRGEWVINIYQSFTDPVINRRGLVEGSLIFNHPTTSQFNLGLVYHFNDITA, from the coding sequence ATGAAAAAACTTGGACTCCTACTCTTTGGGATTGCGCATGCAGCAAGCGTTTTGGCTGGCGCAATGAATGCTTCTCCAGACTTAAGTCTTCAGTATAAAAAAGATTTTTACATCGGTGCTAATCTCTCGGGAGATTATTCCAAGTACAATATCAAGTTGACTGATATTCGCTTCGCGACAGGATTAGTCAATCGCTTTGGCCAAACCCACCTGACCGATATAGCCATAGCCGGAGGTCTGTTCGCCGGTTTTGCCATTCATTTCCCTTCCCCTTTCTATCTTGGTGTCGAGGGGTTTTTAAATTTTTCTGATAATGAGGCTAAAGCAGCGATTTTTGATGATAACCCGGTCAATTTGGAAGGGCTTACCTTCGCCTCGTTTAATGTGCGCAATAAGCGACATGCTGGCGTTGCCGTTTTACCAGGAATTAAAATCAACAATAACACACTTGCCTATGCCCGTGCAGGGTATATTAACGGCGCATTGAAGGTGAGTGGCGAAGGGCGTGCCTTGTTAGCTACCGGTGTTGTCACGACTTTTAACAATGAGCACGACTTAAACGGCTTTCAAACAGGCTTGGGCCTCAACACGACCCTTTCGAAAAACCTGAGCCTTCGAGGGGAATGGGTAATCAATATCTACCAATCCTTTACCGATCCCGTCATCAATCGACGAGGCCTGGTGGAAGGGAGCTTAATCTTCAATCACCCAACCACAAGCCAGTTTAACCTGGGGCTTGTTTATCATTTTAATGATATTACTGCATGA
- the fusA gene encoding elongation factor G, translating to MADLNLYRNIGIFAHVDAGKTTTTERILKLTGRIHKMGEVHEGESTTDFMEQEAERGITIQSAAVSCFWKGTRFNIIDTPGHVDFTVEVYRSLKVLDGGIGVFCGSGGVEPQSETNWRYANNSKVARLIFVNKLDRIGANFLKVTEQIKKVLGAKPLIMTLPIGIEENFVGVVDLLTRKAYVWDETGQPENYSVTDVPADMQDDVETYRAQLIETALEMDDELLMGYLEGVEPSIEEIKRCIRIGTRELAFFPTYCGSAFKNKGMQLLLDAVVDYLPAPHEVNPQPLTNAEGEPNGEFALVSPDEPFRALAFKIMDDRFGALTFVRIYSGKLNKGDTILNSFTGKTERVGRMVEMQANERNELQSAEAGDIIAIVGMKNVRTGHTLCDPNHECTLEAMVFPEPVISIAVSPKDKGSTEKMSIAIGKMVAEDPTFRVETDEDSGETILRGMGELHLDIKVDILKRTYDVELIVGQPQVAYRETITKSIQDSYTHKKQSGGAGQYGKIDYTIEPGEPNSGFTFLTSVVGGNVPKEFFPAIEKGFRSMMGTGPLAGFPVLDVVINLTDGAYHAVDSSAIAFEIAAKGAFRQSMPKAGPQLLEPIMKVDVYSTEEDVGNVIGDLNRRRGMISGQEPSAAGVRIKADVPLSEMFGYISTLRTLTSGRGQFSMEFSHYAPCPTSVAEAVIAKEKEKKAALAK from the coding sequence ATGGCTGATTTAAACCTTTACAGAAACATTGGTATCTTCGCTCACGTCGATGCTGGAAAAACCACGACTACCGAACGTATTCTCAAACTGACCGGTAGAATCCATAAAATGGGTGAGGTTCACGAAGGTGAATCAACAACCGACTTCATGGAGCAGGAAGCCGAGCGCGGCATTACCATCCAGTCCGCAGCGGTCAGTTGCTTCTGGAAAGGCACCCGCTTCAATATTATCGATACCCCGGGCCACGTTGACTTCACGGTTGAAGTGTACCGTTCACTGAAGGTACTTGATGGCGGTATCGGTGTATTCTGTGGTTCCGGTGGTGTTGAGCCTCAGTCAGAAACCAACTGGCGCTATGCGAACAATTCCAAAGTTGCCCGGTTGATTTTCGTCAACAAACTGGACCGTATCGGGGCAAACTTCCTGAAAGTCACCGAACAGATTAAAAAAGTCCTCGGTGCCAAGCCTTTAATCATGACATTGCCTATCGGCATTGAAGAGAACTTCGTCGGTGTGGTCGATTTATTAACCCGTAAAGCCTATGTCTGGGATGAAACGGGCCAACCAGAAAATTACAGCGTAACAGATGTTCCTGCCGATATGCAGGACGATGTGGAAACCTATCGTGCGCAATTAATTGAAACGGCGCTTGAGATGGACGATGAGCTGCTGATGGGTTATCTGGAGGGGGTTGAGCCTTCAATCGAAGAAATCAAGCGTTGCATCCGTATTGGTACGCGTGAATTGGCCTTCTTCCCAACTTATTGCGGTTCAGCCTTTAAAAACAAAGGGATGCAGTTGTTGCTGGATGCAGTCGTTGATTACTTACCTGCTCCGCATGAAGTGAATCCACAGCCATTGACCAATGCTGAAGGCGAGCCAAACGGTGAATTTGCTCTCGTTTCACCCGACGAGCCCTTCCGTGCCCTGGCCTTTAAAATCATGGACGACCGTTTCGGCGCCTTGACTTTCGTCCGTATTTATTCAGGAAAACTGAATAAAGGGGACACCATTCTTAACTCCTTTACCGGTAAGACAGAACGTGTCGGTCGTATGGTTGAGATGCAGGCCAATGAGCGTAATGAATTACAAAGTGCAGAAGCGGGCGACATCATCGCTATCGTCGGTATGAAAAACGTCCGTACCGGTCACACCCTTTGCGATCCAAATCACGAGTGTACACTGGAAGCGATGGTTTTCCCTGAGCCGGTTATTTCCATTGCCGTTTCGCCAAAAGACAAGGGCTCAACTGAAAAAATGAGCATTGCCATTGGTAAGATGGTTGCCGAAGATCCGACCTTCCGAGTTGAGACGGATGAAGATTCAGGTGAAACCATTCTTCGCGGTATGGGTGAATTACACCTCGACATTAAAGTGGATATCTTAAAGCGTACTTATGACGTGGAATTGATTGTCGGTCAGCCCCAGGTGGCTTACCGTGAAACAATCACCAAATCCATTCAGGACAGCTACACCCACAAGAAACAATCCGGTGGTGCTGGTCAATACGGTAAGATTGATTACACGATTGAACCTGGCGAGCCGAACAGTGGATTCACTTTCCTCACGTCCGTTGTGGGTGGAAACGTGCCCAAGGAATTCTTCCCTGCCATTGAAAAAGGTTTCCGCTCGATGATGGGCACTGGACCTCTGGCCGGCTTCCCTGTACTGGATGTGGTTATTAACCTCACTGATGGTGCTTACCACGCGGTTGACTCGTCTGCGATTGCGTTTGAAATTGCGGCCAAAGGCGCGTTTCGTCAGTCGATGCCAAAAGCAGGTCCTCAGTTGCTCGAGCCCATCATGAAGGTGGATGTTTACAGTACCGAAGAAGATGTCGGTAACGTGATTGGTGACTTGAACCGTCGTCGCGGTATGATTTCCGGTCAGGAGCCCAGTGCTGCCGGTGTTCGCATCAAGGCCGATGTTCCTCTTTCAGAAATGTTTGGTTACATCAGCACGCTGCGTACCCTGACGTCTGGTCGTGGTCAATTCTCCATGGAATTCTCTCACTATGCGCCTTGCCCAACCAGCGTGGCTGAAGCAGTGATTGCCAAAGAGAAAGAAAAGAAAGCCGCATTGGCCAAATAA
- the katG gene encoding catalase/peroxidase HPI — protein sequence MDTTNINTTSKCPALHGILSTGHSSFDWWPENLNFDILHQQDTQTNPMGKHFNYREEVRKLNFEELKKDLLALMTDSQSWWPADWGHYGGLMIRMSWHAAGSYRIADGRGGAGTGGQRFAPLNSWPDNVNLDKARRLLWPIKRKYGNRLSWADLIVFAGTIAYESMGLKTFGFGFGREDIWHPEKHIYWGSEKEWLGTERYADDNRESLENALAAVQMGLVYVNPEGVGGHPDPLRTAQDVRITFRRMAMNDEETVALTAGGHTVGKCHGNGDPKQLGPAPEAANVDDQGLGWLGGIGRYAVTSGLEGAWTTHPTQWDNGYFYLLLTYDWELKKSPAGAWQWEPINIKEEDKPVDVADPGIRQNPIMTDADMAMKKDPVYRQIAERFYKDPAYFSDVFARAWFKLTHRDMGPKARYIGPYVPDEELIWQDPVPTGNKTYDVATVKEKIRASALSIGEMVSTAWDSARTFRGSDKRGGANGARIRLAPQKDWEGNEPHRLAKVLKILEAIAAETGASVADVIVLAGNVGIEQAAKAAGFDITVPFAPGRGDATDAMTDVDSFAVLEPLHDGYRNWLKEESPVRPEELLLNQTQLLGLTAPEMTVLIGGMRVLGTNYNNTRHGVLTEREGVLTTDFFVNLTDMAYTWKPAGPHLYEIRDRKTNTLKWTATRVDLVFGSNSILRAYVEVYAQDDNKEKFVHDFVAAWTKVMNADRFDLTS from the coding sequence ATGGATACAACAAACATCAATACCACCTCAAAATGCCCTGCGTTGCACGGTATCTTATCAACAGGCCACTCGAGCTTTGACTGGTGGCCAGAAAATCTAAATTTCGACATCCTGCATCAGCAGGATACGCAAACCAATCCCATGGGAAAACACTTCAACTACCGAGAGGAAGTAAGGAAGCTCAATTTTGAGGAACTCAAGAAGGATTTGCTCGCCTTGATGACGGATAGTCAAAGCTGGTGGCCTGCGGATTGGGGTCATTATGGCGGTCTTATGATTCGCATGTCCTGGCATGCTGCCGGATCCTATCGTATCGCCGATGGTCGAGGCGGTGCGGGCACGGGCGGTCAGCGTTTTGCGCCACTGAACTCCTGGCCCGATAACGTGAATCTCGATAAGGCACGGCGATTATTATGGCCAATTAAAAGGAAATACGGCAATCGTCTCAGTTGGGCCGATTTGATTGTTTTTGCCGGCACCATTGCTTATGAATCCATGGGGCTTAAAACCTTTGGGTTTGGTTTCGGCCGTGAAGACATCTGGCATCCCGAAAAACACATTTATTGGGGTTCAGAAAAAGAATGGCTGGGCACGGAACGTTATGCTGATGACAACCGTGAATCCCTCGAAAATGCGCTGGCGGCCGTGCAAATGGGATTGGTTTATGTGAATCCTGAAGGGGTTGGGGGACATCCTGATCCACTGCGGACGGCTCAGGATGTGCGTATAACCTTCCGACGCATGGCGATGAATGACGAGGAGACCGTCGCGTTAACGGCGGGCGGCCATACGGTGGGAAAATGCCATGGCAACGGCGATCCCAAACAGTTGGGACCTGCCCCTGAAGCCGCCAATGTTGACGATCAAGGGCTTGGCTGGCTTGGCGGCATCGGTCGCTATGCTGTGACCAGTGGTCTTGAGGGAGCCTGGACAACCCATCCCACCCAATGGGATAACGGTTATTTTTATCTCCTCCTGACCTATGACTGGGAACTGAAAAAAAGTCCTGCCGGCGCCTGGCAGTGGGAGCCGATTAACATCAAGGAAGAAGACAAACCCGTCGATGTGGCCGATCCGGGCATTCGCCAAAATCCGATCATGACCGATGCGGACATGGCCATGAAGAAAGATCCCGTTTATCGGCAAATTGCTGAACGATTCTACAAGGATCCGGCTTATTTTTCAGACGTATTTGCGCGCGCCTGGTTCAAACTGACCCATCGCGACATGGGTCCAAAGGCACGCTACATTGGACCTTATGTACCCGATGAGGAATTGATTTGGCAGGATCCTGTTCCGACAGGTAACAAAACGTATGATGTGGCCACCGTCAAAGAGAAAATCCGGGCCAGTGCGTTAAGTATCGGCGAAATGGTTTCTACAGCCTGGGACAGTGCTCGAACATTCCGAGGCTCGGATAAGAGAGGGGGCGCGAATGGCGCACGCATTCGCCTGGCGCCACAAAAAGACTGGGAAGGCAATGAACCGCACCGTCTGGCAAAGGTTCTTAAGATTCTCGAAGCAATTGCCGCAGAAACCGGTGCCAGCGTGGCGGATGTAATTGTTCTTGCTGGCAATGTCGGGATTGAACAGGCAGCGAAAGCCGCGGGTTTTGATATTACCGTTCCTTTTGCTCCGGGTCGCGGCGATGCCACGGACGCGATGACGGATGTCGATTCTTTTGCCGTACTGGAACCCCTTCACGATGGTTATCGTAATTGGCTTAAGGAGGAATCACCTGTTCGTCCCGAAGAGCTTTTACTCAATCAAACCCAACTCCTCGGTCTGACAGCCCCTGAAATGACGGTGCTGATTGGTGGGATGCGGGTGTTAGGGACGAATTATAACAACACCAGGCACGGTGTACTGACCGAGCGCGAAGGGGTTCTGACCACTGATTTCTTTGTTAATCTGACCGATATGGCCTACACATGGAAACCAGCAGGACCTCATCTGTATGAGATTCGCGATCGTAAAACAAATACCCTGAAGTGGACCGCCACACGCGTGGATCTGGTGTTTGGTTCCAACTCCATCCTTCGCGCCTATGTCGAGGTCTATGCTCAGGACGATAACAAAGAAAAATTTGTGCACGACTTTGTTGCTGCCTGGACGAAAGTGATGAATGCGGATCGTTTCGATCTGACTTCCTGA